The proteins below are encoded in one region of Phalacrocorax aristotelis chromosome 13, bGulAri2.1, whole genome shotgun sequence:
- the STX16 gene encoding syntaxin-16 isoform X3 produces the protein MALVSGISLDPEAAIGVTKRLPPKWVDGADEIQYDIARVKQKMKELASLHDKHLNRPTLDDSSEEERAIEITTQEITQLFHRCQRAVQVLQSRSRSCTEQEARVLRNVVSSLAQSLQDLSTNFRHAQSDYLKRMKNREERSKHFFDTSVPLMDDGEDDTLYDRGFTDDQLALVEQNTLMVEEREREIRQIVQSISDLNEIFRDLGAMIVEQGTVLDRIDYNVEQSCMKTEEGLKQLHKAEQYQKKNRKMLVILILFVIVIVLIVVLIGVKSH, from the exons ATGGCACTGGTATCGGGAATAAGTTTAGATCCAGAAGCAGCAATTGGAGTAACAAAACGCTTACCTCCCAAATGGGTCGATGGCGCAGACGAA aTTCAGTATGATATTGCCAGGGTTaaacagaagatgaaagaaTTAGCCAGTCTTCATGATAAACATCTGAACAGACCAACACTGGATGACAGCAGTGAAGAAGAACGGGCAATAGAAATAACAACCCAAGAGATCACACAG TTATTTCACAGATGTCAGAGAGCGGTCCAGGTCTTGCAGAGCAGGTCACGTAGTTGTACAGAACAAGAAGCACGTGTTCTCAGGAATGTAGTGTCTTCCTTAGCACAGTCCCTTCAGGATCTATCCACCAACTTTAGGCATGCACAGTCTGACTATCTCAAAC GTATGAAGAATAGAGAAGAAAGATCCAAACACTTCTTCGACACCTCAGTTCCACTGATGGATGATGGGGAGGATGATACGCTTTATGATAGA GGTTTTACAGATGACCAGCTGGCGCTGGTGGAGCAAAACACATTAATGGTGGAAGAGCGGGAACGAGAAATCCGTCAGATTGTACAGTCGATCTCCGATCTCAATGAAATATTCAGGGACCTGGGAGCAATGATAGTAGAACAG GGAACAGTTCTAGACAGAATTGACTACAATGTTGAACAGTCATGTATGAAGACAGAAGAGGGTCTAAAACAACTACATAAG GCGGAGCAATATCAAAAGAAGAATCGGAAGAtgcttgttattttaattttgtttgttatAGTAATTGTCCTTATTGTTGTTCTTATTGGCGTAAAGTCACACTAG
- the STX16 gene encoding syntaxin-16 isoform X1: protein MATRRLTDAFLLLRNNAVQSRQLLAEQVSSYGSSSPLSSRSMAAALADDRMALVSGISLDPEAAIGVTKRLPPKWVDGADEIQYDIARVKQKMKELASLHDKHLNRPTLDDSSEEERAIEITTQEITQLFHRCQRAVQVLQSRSRSCTEQEARVLRNVVSSLAQSLQDLSTNFRHAQSDYLKRMKNREERSKHFFDTSVPLMDDGEDDTLYDRGFTDDQLALVEQNTLMVEEREREIRQIVQSISDLNEIFRDLGAMIVEQGTVLDRIDYNVEQSCMKTEEGLKQLHKAEQYQKKNRKMLVILILFVIVIVLIVVLIGVKSH from the exons ATGGCCACCCGGCGTCTAACGGACGCGTTCTTGTTGTTGCGGAACAACGCGGTGCAGAGCCGGCAGCTGCTGGCCGAGCAAGTGAGTAGTTACggctcctccagccctctgaGTTCACGTAGCATGGCTGCTGCG CTTGCTGATGATCGTATGGCACTGGTATCGGGAATAAGTTTAGATCCAGAAGCAGCAATTGGAGTAACAAAACGCTTACCTCCCAAATGGGTCGATGGCGCAGACGAA aTTCAGTATGATATTGCCAGGGTTaaacagaagatgaaagaaTTAGCCAGTCTTCATGATAAACATCTGAACAGACCAACACTGGATGACAGCAGTGAAGAAGAACGGGCAATAGAAATAACAACCCAAGAGATCACACAG TTATTTCACAGATGTCAGAGAGCGGTCCAGGTCTTGCAGAGCAGGTCACGTAGTTGTACAGAACAAGAAGCACGTGTTCTCAGGAATGTAGTGTCTTCCTTAGCACAGTCCCTTCAGGATCTATCCACCAACTTTAGGCATGCACAGTCTGACTATCTCAAAC GTATGAAGAATAGAGAAGAAAGATCCAAACACTTCTTCGACACCTCAGTTCCACTGATGGATGATGGGGAGGATGATACGCTTTATGATAGA GGTTTTACAGATGACCAGCTGGCGCTGGTGGAGCAAAACACATTAATGGTGGAAGAGCGGGAACGAGAAATCCGTCAGATTGTACAGTCGATCTCCGATCTCAATGAAATATTCAGGGACCTGGGAGCAATGATAGTAGAACAG GGAACAGTTCTAGACAGAATTGACTACAATGTTGAACAGTCATGTATGAAGACAGAAGAGGGTCTAAAACAACTACATAAG GCGGAGCAATATCAAAAGAAGAATCGGAAGAtgcttgttattttaattttgtttgttatAGTAATTGTCCTTATTGTTGTTCTTATTGGCGTAAAGTCACACTAG
- the NPEPL1 gene encoding putative aminopeptidase NPEPL1 — MANVQLEFQASAGEADPQSRPLLVLGQLHNLHRLPWAQLRGKLQPRVTEEIWQSALSTLNPNPTDSCPLYLNYATVAALPSRVSRHNSPSAAQFITRLVRNCLPGGVNRCIVMVCERSEVFASACALARAFPLFTHRSSASRRTEKKTVTVEFFLVGQNNGPIEVATLKCLASATEGVRLAARIVDTPCNEMNTDTFLEEIKKVGKDLGITPTIIRDEELKERGFGGIYGVGKAALHPPALAVLSHTPDGATQTIAWVGKGIVYDTGGLSIKGKTTMPGMKRDCGGAAAILGAFKATVKQGFKDNLHAVFCLAENAVGPRATRPDDIHVLYSGKTVEINNTDAEGRLILADGVAYACKDLGADIILDMATLTGAQGVATGKYHAAVLTNNEEWEKACVKAGRNCGDLVHPLVYCPELHFSEFTSAVADMKNSVADRDNTPSSCAGLFIASHIGFDWPGVWVHIDIAAPVHAGERATGYGVALLLSLFGGASEDPLLNMVSPLGCNGDSPTEDMERDSKRRRLV, encoded by the exons ATGGCGAACGTGCAGCTGGAGTTCCAGGCCAGCGCCGGCGAGGCGGACCCGCAGAGCCGCCCGCTGCTCGTCCTGGGGCAGCTCCACAACCTCCACCGCCTGCCCTGGGCCCAGCTGCGGGGCAAGCTGCAGCCGCGGGTCACCGAGGAG aTATGGCAATCGGCTTTAAGCACTCTGAATCCAAACCCCACCGACAGCTGTCCTCTCTACCTGAATTACGCCACTGTGGCCGCTTTGCCTTCCAGGGTCAGCCGACACAACAGTCCATCTGCAGCTCAGTTCATCACCCGCCTGGTTAGAAATTGCCTTCCAGGAGGTGTCAACAGATGTATTGTT ATGGTCTGCGAGCGGTCTGAAGTCTTCGCTTCTGCCTGTGCGTTGGCCAGGGCTTTCCCATTGTTCACACATCGGTCCAGCGCATCAAGAcgcacagagaagaaaactgtcACAGTAGAGTTTTTCCTCGTTGGACAAAACAATGGACCAATAGAAGTGGCAACACTTAAA TGCCTGGCAAGTGCTACAGAAGGAGTCAGGCTGGCTGCTCGAATTGTGGACACCCCATGCAATGAAATGAACACAGATACCTTCCTGGAG GAAATCAAAAAAGTTGGCAAGGATCTTGGGATTACTCCTACCATTATTCGAGATGAGGAGCTGAAAGAGAGAGGCTTTGGAG gTATCTATGGAGTTGGCAAGGCAGCTCTGCATCCTCCAGCCCTAGCGGTTCTCAGTCACACTCCAGATGGTGCTACACAGACCATTGCATGGGTGGGCAAAGGTATTGTGTATGACACTGGAGGACTCAGCATTAAGGGAAAG ACTACTATGCCTGGAATGAAACGAGACTGTGGTGGAGCAGCTGCTATTTTGGGTGCCTTCAAAGCCACTGTAAAGCAA GGTTTTAAAGACAATCTTCatgctgttttttgtttggctgaGAATGCAGTCGGACCACGTGCAACAAGACCTGATGACATTCATGTTCTTTACTCTGGAAA AACTGTGGAAATCAATAACACTGATGCAGAAGGTAGACTGATACTGGCTGATGGAGTAGCTTATGCGTGCAAAGATCTTGGAGCTGATATCATTCTTGATATGGCCACTCTTACTGGAGCTCAG GGAGTTGCTACAGGGAAGTATCATGCTGCTGTCCTTACCAATAACGAAGAGTGGGAAAAGGCTTGCGTTAAAGCTGGCAGGAACTGCGGAGACTTGGTCCATCCTCTTGTGTATTGCCCTGAGCTCCACTTCAGTGAATTTACCTCTGCTGTAGCTGATATGAAGAACTCTGTGgca GACCGAGACAATACTCCAAGCTCCTGTGCTGGGCTCTTCATTGCTTCTCACATTGGCTTTGACTGGCCTGGAGTCTGGGTCCACATAGACATTGCTGCACCCGTTCATGCA ggTGAACGAGCTACTGGCTATGGCGTGGCTTTGTTGCTGTCCCTGTTTGGAGGGGCATCTGAAGACCCTTTGCTAAACATGGTGTCCCCTCTAGGTTGCAACGGAGACTCTCCCACTGAGGACATGGAGAGGGATTCCAAAAGGCGGCGCCTGGTTTAA
- the STX16 gene encoding syntaxin-16 isoform X2 translates to MATRRLTDAFLLLRNNAVQSRQLLAEQLADDRMALVSGISLDPEAAIGVTKRLPPKWVDGADEIQYDIARVKQKMKELASLHDKHLNRPTLDDSSEEERAIEITTQEITQLFHRCQRAVQVLQSRSRSCTEQEARVLRNVVSSLAQSLQDLSTNFRHAQSDYLKRMKNREERSKHFFDTSVPLMDDGEDDTLYDRGFTDDQLALVEQNTLMVEEREREIRQIVQSISDLNEIFRDLGAMIVEQGTVLDRIDYNVEQSCMKTEEGLKQLHKAEQYQKKNRKMLVILILFVIVIVLIVVLIGVKSH, encoded by the exons ATGGCCACCCGGCGTCTAACGGACGCGTTCTTGTTGTTGCGGAACAACGCGGTGCAGAGCCGGCAGCTGCTGGCCGAGCAA CTTGCTGATGATCGTATGGCACTGGTATCGGGAATAAGTTTAGATCCAGAAGCAGCAATTGGAGTAACAAAACGCTTACCTCCCAAATGGGTCGATGGCGCAGACGAA aTTCAGTATGATATTGCCAGGGTTaaacagaagatgaaagaaTTAGCCAGTCTTCATGATAAACATCTGAACAGACCAACACTGGATGACAGCAGTGAAGAAGAACGGGCAATAGAAATAACAACCCAAGAGATCACACAG TTATTTCACAGATGTCAGAGAGCGGTCCAGGTCTTGCAGAGCAGGTCACGTAGTTGTACAGAACAAGAAGCACGTGTTCTCAGGAATGTAGTGTCTTCCTTAGCACAGTCCCTTCAGGATCTATCCACCAACTTTAGGCATGCACAGTCTGACTATCTCAAAC GTATGAAGAATAGAGAAGAAAGATCCAAACACTTCTTCGACACCTCAGTTCCACTGATGGATGATGGGGAGGATGATACGCTTTATGATAGA GGTTTTACAGATGACCAGCTGGCGCTGGTGGAGCAAAACACATTAATGGTGGAAGAGCGGGAACGAGAAATCCGTCAGATTGTACAGTCGATCTCCGATCTCAATGAAATATTCAGGGACCTGGGAGCAATGATAGTAGAACAG GGAACAGTTCTAGACAGAATTGACTACAATGTTGAACAGTCATGTATGAAGACAGAAGAGGGTCTAAAACAACTACATAAG GCGGAGCAATATCAAAAGAAGAATCGGAAGAtgcttgttattttaattttgtttgttatAGTAATTGTCCTTATTGTTGTTCTTATTGGCGTAAAGTCACACTAG